From a region of the Mycobacteroides saopaulense genome:
- a CDS encoding EamA family transporter, translating to MNDKANFRAGVILAIASAATFGFSGPFAKSLMAAGWSLTAVVTARLAAGAAVMVVAACIVAPGWFSEARRHARVVVLYGIIPVAGAQFCYFGAVRHMSVGVAMLLEFLSPILVIAWTWLSTRQRPHTRVLAGAALALAGMLLVLNIFSGSRVEPVGVLWGLGAAVCAAYYFISSHRAGGKAQGLQPITLTTSGLLVGTVAVGGFGLTGIMPLAFSTQDVEVAGWHAPVYVPILVLGVVTTAIAYLTGIAAIARLKPSYASLIALTEVLCAVIAGWVLLGETIAPIQYAGAAVILAGLVLAHRGADTASEPESSTAGLPAALPAGLKSHGSDSELSVTSVCDATTESTPSQ from the coding sequence GTGAACGACAAGGCCAATTTCCGGGCTGGCGTGATACTCGCCATCGCCTCGGCCGCCACCTTCGGGTTCTCCGGCCCCTTCGCCAAGTCGCTCATGGCGGCGGGCTGGTCGCTGACGGCCGTGGTGACCGCTCGCCTGGCCGCCGGTGCCGCAGTCATGGTGGTGGCCGCCTGCATCGTGGCACCCGGCTGGTTCTCCGAAGCTCGCCGCCACGCCAGGGTGGTCGTGCTCTACGGCATCATCCCCGTGGCCGGAGCCCAGTTCTGCTACTTCGGCGCGGTCAGACACATGTCCGTGGGCGTGGCGATGCTCCTGGAGTTCCTGAGCCCCATTCTGGTGATCGCCTGGACCTGGCTGTCCACACGGCAGCGCCCACACACCCGGGTACTGGCCGGTGCGGCCCTCGCCTTGGCGGGAATGCTGTTGGTGCTCAACATCTTCAGCGGATCCCGCGTTGAACCCGTGGGGGTGCTGTGGGGGCTGGGGGCAGCGGTATGCGCCGCGTACTACTTCATCTCGTCGCACCGCGCGGGCGGCAAGGCTCAAGGGCTGCAACCCATCACGCTGACCACAAGCGGACTGCTCGTCGGAACCGTCGCGGTGGGCGGCTTCGGCCTCACCGGGATCATGCCCCTGGCCTTCTCCACGCAGGACGTAGAGGTCGCGGGCTGGCACGCGCCGGTGTACGTGCCCATCCTCGTCCTCGGGGTGGTCACCACCGCGATCGCCTACCTCACCGGAATCGCCGCCATTGCCCGGCTCAAGCCGAGCTACGCGTCCCTCATCGCCCTCACCGAAGTGCTGTGCGCGGTGATCGCGGGGTGGGTGCTGCTCGGGGAAACCATCGCACCCATCCAATACGCGGGGGCAGCGGTCATTCTCGCCGGACTGGTTTTGGCACACCGGGGTGCGGATACCGCCTCGGAACCCGAATCCAGCACCGCGGGACTCCCAGCTGCTCTACCTGCGGGATTGAAATCACATGGCAGTGACAGCGAATTATCCGTAACCTCAGTGTGTGACGCTACAACCGAATCCACGCCCAGCCAGTAA
- the eccB gene encoding type VII secretion protein EccB, which yields MARQPTTRLQVSGYRFLVRRMEHALVRRDVRMIHDPMRSQSSSLMVGIVLATVVVAGCAILAFFRPNMPLGDQPIVMGKDTGAVYVRIQDTLHPALNLASARLISGNNENPKPVKDSELAKARRGPLVGIPGAPASIPGTLSGDDIIWTVCDVSTPPPSSTVTTTVIAGKVTLENGNQEMPKDRYALVTVNSQMYLLYDGKRAAVDLTNPAVTRALRLEGVTPRPISMSVLNAIPEVPAIAPPPIPDAGAAAPITTAGVRVGSVIKMSRADSAEYYVVLAGGVQRVNEVTADLIRFSDSQGAQDIVTVAPDVISGHPSLNLLAVQTFPDRAGKIVDVPEKSVLCSSWKPGQEKTQEHASTKLLMGNSLPLKTDQVPVVLAQADKEGPNVDTAYIPPAHSAFVRSTGLGGDTGRAESLYLILDTGVRFGIGNLEAAKALGLTVDPVPAPWPVVGLLPPGPRLSKEDALVVHDGMPPDKTGLAINPSTSATQAPS from the coding sequence ATGGCGCGACAACCGACAACCCGGCTGCAGGTCAGCGGGTACCGGTTCCTGGTGCGGCGCATGGAGCACGCCCTGGTTCGCCGTGACGTCCGCATGATCCACGACCCGATGCGGTCGCAGTCGAGCTCACTCATGGTCGGCATCGTGCTGGCCACCGTCGTGGTTGCCGGCTGCGCGATCTTGGCCTTCTTTCGGCCCAACATGCCGCTGGGCGATCAGCCCATCGTGATGGGCAAGGACACCGGTGCGGTGTACGTCCGGATTCAGGACACCCTTCATCCCGCGCTCAACCTGGCGTCGGCCCGGTTGATCTCGGGGAACAACGAGAACCCCAAGCCGGTCAAGGACTCGGAGCTGGCGAAGGCGCGCCGCGGTCCGCTGGTCGGGATTCCCGGCGCGCCGGCGTCGATTCCCGGGACGCTGTCGGGTGACGACATCATCTGGACGGTGTGCGACGTCTCGACGCCGCCGCCCAGTTCCACCGTCACCACCACCGTGATCGCGGGCAAGGTGACCCTCGAGAACGGCAACCAGGAAATGCCGAAGGACAGGTATGCCCTGGTGACGGTGAACAGCCAGATGTACCTGCTCTACGACGGCAAGCGCGCCGCGGTAGACCTGACGAACCCCGCCGTGACCCGTGCGCTGCGCCTGGAAGGTGTGACGCCCCGGCCGATTTCGATGTCGGTGCTCAACGCCATCCCCGAGGTGCCGGCCATTGCTCCGCCGCCCATCCCGGACGCCGGTGCGGCGGCGCCGATTACGACTGCGGGTGTTCGTGTGGGGTCGGTCATCAAGATGAGCCGCGCGGACTCCGCGGAGTACTACGTGGTGCTCGCGGGTGGGGTGCAGCGTGTCAACGAGGTCACCGCGGACCTCATCAGGTTCTCCGATTCGCAGGGCGCGCAGGACATCGTCACCGTTGCGCCGGATGTCATCTCCGGGCACCCTAGCCTGAACCTGCTTGCGGTGCAGACATTTCCAGACCGTGCCGGAAAGATCGTGGATGTTCCCGAGAAGTCGGTGCTGTGCAGTAGCTGGAAGCCCGGTCAGGAGAAGACGCAGGAGCACGCCTCCACCAAGCTCTTGATGGGCAACTCGTTGCCGTTGAAGACCGACCAGGTGCCGGTGGTGTTGGCGCAGGCCGACAAGGAAGGCCCCAATGTCGACACGGCCTACATCCCGCCTGCCCACAGCGCCTTCGTCCGCTCCACCGGCCTGGGTGGGGACACCGGACGGGCCGAGTCTCTGTATCTCATCCTCGACACCGGCGTGCGTTTCGGCATCGGCAATCTGGAGGCCGCCAAGGCCCTGGGGCTCACCGTCGATCCCGTTCCCGCGCCATGGCCGGTGGTGGGACTGCTGCCGCCGGGGCCCCGGCTGAGCAAGGAAGACGCGCTCGTCGTGCACGACGGGATGCCGCCGGACAAGACCGGTTTGGCGATCAATCCGTCGACATCGGCCACCCAGGCGCCGTCCTAG
- a CDS encoding cutinase family protein: MFTGLVALSQPAPAAADPCAAVDVSFARGRDEPPGLGRVGQAFVDALGPKIGSMNVYAVNYSAGLLSTGEGADDLRGHLSDVAASCPNTKFVIGGYSMGATVVDDVANNPPPDVAGRIRGIATFGNIDRRGGGMTGPLAGRWIDQCNPGDPVCQEGGRSWTAHQTYEQTNLPAQAASFVAGKL; encoded by the coding sequence ATGTTTACCGGCCTGGTGGCCCTCTCACAGCCCGCACCCGCCGCCGCGGATCCGTGCGCAGCCGTGGACGTCTCCTTTGCCCGCGGCCGTGACGAGCCTCCCGGTCTCGGTCGTGTGGGCCAGGCGTTCGTCGACGCCCTGGGGCCCAAGATCGGCAGCATGAACGTCTATGCCGTGAACTACAGCGCCGGCCTGCTCTCCACCGGAGAAGGTGCGGATGACCTTCGTGGTCACCTCAGTGACGTCGCGGCATCGTGCCCCAACACCAAGTTCGTGATCGGCGGGTACTCGATGGGCGCAACTGTCGTCGACGACGTCGCCAACAACCCGCCGCCGGACGTCGCCGGGCGGATTCGTGGGATCGCGACCTTCGGGAACATCGACCGCCGCGGAGGCGGCATGACCGGGCCTCTCGCCGGACGGTGGATCGACCAGTGCAATCCCGGTGACCCCGTCTGCCAGGAGGGCGGCCGCTCGTGGACGGCACATCAGACCTACGAGCAGACCAACCTGCCCGCGCAAGCGGCGTCGTTCGTGGCCGGCAAGCTGTAA
- a CDS encoding cutinase family protein has product MTTHPRGTRVGVVLSYLVALTVFALSAVNVVGLIYAVPHASADPCSDIDVSFARGRKEPVGLGRVGDEFVDSLTPRIQATGATMNVYPVNYDAGIFSAGGGANDLSNHLQSVAGSCPRTKLVIGGYSMGAEVIDTIIGVPNVGIGFNKPLPPAVGDRIVAIATFGNATHRTGGPLSGIAGVYGSRAIDLCNQGDPICMAGPNNSWDAHTSYERTGLPAEAAAFVASKLNRHGEQEAE; this is encoded by the coding sequence GTGACCACGCATCCGCGGGGCACGAGGGTCGGCGTTGTCCTGAGTTATCTTGTCGCCCTGACGGTGTTCGCGCTGTCAGCGGTGAATGTTGTAGGGCTTATCTATGCGGTGCCTCACGCATCGGCAGATCCGTGTTCGGATATCGACGTTTCGTTTGCACGGGGACGCAAGGAGCCGGTCGGTTTGGGCCGGGTCGGCGACGAATTCGTCGATTCCCTGACTCCGCGAATCCAAGCCACCGGGGCCACCATGAACGTCTATCCCGTCAACTACGACGCGGGCATCTTCTCGGCCGGCGGCGGCGCCAATGACCTCAGTAATCATCTGCAATCGGTCGCTGGGAGCTGTCCGCGAACCAAGCTCGTCATCGGCGGGTACTCGATGGGCGCCGAGGTGATCGACACGATCATCGGTGTGCCGAATGTGGGCATCGGGTTCAACAAGCCCCTCCCGCCCGCGGTGGGCGATCGCATTGTCGCGATCGCGACGTTCGGCAACGCCACGCACCGTACGGGCGGGCCGCTGAGCGGCATCGCCGGTGTGTACGGTTCGCGCGCAATCGATCTCTGCAATCAGGGAGATCCGATCTGCATGGCCGGGCCCAACAACAGTTGGGATGCCCATACCTCCTACGAGCGCACCGGATTGCCCGCCGAGGCGGCCGCTTTCGTCGCTTCGAAACTCAACCGGCACGGCGAGCAAGAAGCCGAGTAG
- the mycP gene encoding type VII secretion-associated serine protease mycosin, whose product MSLGVVRRSATAAAVVMLAMSSQLATGSMHVLATAHAFAPLPVDPSMLPGPRPAAPIEPTEQKELCRFPGIDPKRDLNKVPTQQRGLDLPLVWQLSRGSGQTVAVIDTGVARSPRLPPLIPGGDYVFEGGNGTQDCDAHGTIVAGIIAAAPDPTGASAFSGIAPDVSLITIRQSSAKFAVKDKGGNDRDDPSKISGVGNVDTLAMAVRTAADMGATVINISEVACASAKQFLDDRPLGAALQYAVDVKNVVVVVAAGNVGDGQCKSQNPPPDPARPNTPDWDSVLETVSPAWYNDLVLTVGSIGPDGQPSKFSLGGPWVDVSAPGEDIVSLDPNRDALTNAYMGDQGPVPIQGTSFSAPVVSGVVALVRSRFPQLSAREVMDRIKNTAHRPPGGWDPYLGFGVVDALAAVSDDLGTTSDLARANAAKKLVLPPAPAPPDPRPRRVALIGIAICAAFLAAALAMLAPVRRLRQGRDNPEA is encoded by the coding sequence ATGAGCCTCGGCGTGGTCCGCCGTAGCGCCACCGCTGCAGCCGTTGTGATGTTGGCGATGTCGTCGCAGCTGGCGACCGGTTCGATGCATGTGCTGGCGACGGCACACGCCTTCGCGCCCCTGCCGGTGGACCCGAGCATGCTCCCCGGCCCGCGTCCCGCGGCCCCGATCGAGCCCACCGAACAGAAGGAACTGTGCCGATTTCCCGGCATCGATCCCAAGCGCGACCTCAACAAGGTGCCCACGCAACAGCGCGGACTCGATCTGCCACTGGTGTGGCAGCTGTCGCGCGGCAGCGGCCAGACGGTCGCCGTGATCGACACCGGCGTGGCACGTAGCCCGAGACTGCCACCCCTGATTCCCGGCGGGGACTACGTCTTCGAGGGTGGTAACGGGACTCAGGACTGCGATGCGCATGGCACGATCGTCGCCGGAATCATCGCGGCCGCACCGGATCCCACTGGAGCAAGCGCCTTCAGCGGTATCGCGCCGGACGTCAGCCTCATCACCATCCGCCAATCCAGCGCGAAGTTCGCGGTGAAGGATAAGGGCGGCAACGACCGCGACGATCCCTCCAAGATCAGCGGCGTCGGAAATGTGGACACCCTTGCGATGGCGGTGCGTACCGCTGCCGACATGGGCGCGACGGTCATCAATATTTCCGAGGTGGCCTGCGCCTCCGCCAAACAATTCCTCGATGATCGGCCTTTGGGGGCGGCGCTGCAGTACGCCGTCGACGTCAAGAACGTCGTCGTGGTCGTCGCGGCCGGAAACGTCGGCGACGGGCAGTGCAAGAGTCAAAATCCGCCACCGGATCCTGCCCGCCCCAACACTCCCGACTGGGATTCCGTCCTGGAGACGGTGAGTCCGGCCTGGTACAACGACCTGGTCCTCACGGTGGGCTCGATCGGGCCCGACGGGCAGCCCTCCAAGTTCAGCCTCGGCGGTCCGTGGGTCGACGTATCCGCGCCGGGTGAAGACATCGTCTCTCTGGACCCGAACCGCGACGCGCTGACCAACGCCTACATGGGTGATCAGGGTCCGGTCCCCATCCAGGGCACCAGCTTCTCCGCACCGGTGGTCAGTGGCGTTGTGGCGCTGGTGCGTTCACGCTTCCCTCAGCTGAGCGCGCGCGAGGTGATGGATCGCATCAAGAACACGGCGCATCGCCCGCCCGGCGGCTGGGACCCATATCTGGGCTTCGGCGTGGTGGACGCGCTCGCTGCCGTCAGCGACGACCTCGGCACCACCAGCGACCTCGCACGGGCCAATGCGGCCAAGAAGCTGGTGTTGCCACCCGCTCCTGCGCCGCCGGACCCACGACCGCGACGCGTCGCGCTCATCGGAATAGCGATCTGCGCGGCATTTCTCGCGGCGGCGCTAGCGATGCTGGCGCCGGTTCGCCGGCTCCGGCAGGGCCGGGACAACCCCGAGGCGTAG
- a CDS encoding cutinase family protein: MLTAAARAAVVSVAAIMLTTGLAVVIPATASAACPNVEVSFARGRSQPPGLGNIGDAFVGALRNRVKNVSVYAVRYDANTDVGGGANDLSAHLQQTANNCPDTKLVVGGYSLGAGVVDTALGVPGPVQIGNFFSFDNPVPPEVGDHIRAIVTFGNIVNRFAPVQNLAGAYGDRVLDLCNDGDPVCMDGNQDTWKSHTTYPPALINQAADFAAARVN, from the coding sequence TTGCTCACCGCCGCCGCTCGCGCGGCGGTCGTCTCGGTTGCGGCAATCATGTTGACCACTGGCCTGGCGGTCGTCATCCCGGCCACCGCCTCCGCCGCCTGTCCCAATGTCGAAGTGTCCTTCGCTCGCGGACGCAGTCAGCCGCCCGGCCTCGGCAACATCGGAGACGCGTTCGTCGGTGCGCTGCGCAATCGCGTGAAGAACGTCAGCGTCTACGCGGTGCGCTACGACGCCAACACCGACGTGGGCGGCGGCGCCAACGACCTGAGCGCACACCTGCAGCAGACCGCCAACAACTGCCCCGACACCAAGCTGGTCGTCGGCGGCTACTCGCTGGGGGCAGGCGTGGTCGACACCGCCCTCGGAGTGCCCGGCCCCGTGCAGATCGGCAACTTCTTCTCCTTCGACAACCCGGTGCCGCCGGAGGTGGGCGACCACATCCGCGCAATCGTGACGTTCGGCAATATCGTGAATCGCTTTGCGCCGGTGCAGAATCTGGCCGGTGCATACGGCGACAGGGTGCTGGATCTCTGCAACGACGGCGACCCGGTGTGCATGGATGGAAACCAGGACACCTGGAAGTCCCACACCACGTATCCGCCCGCGCTGATCAACCAGGCTGCGGACTTCGCCGCCGCCCGGGTGAACTAG
- a CDS encoding CGNR zinc finger domain-containing protein — MIFTHDTEQGLRSAAELINTSRNDRELLPDPAALPPLLDRYGWTGRRDGDDAELRAVKALRTRLGDIWARINDEEYVVRQVNALLADTHASPWLTRHAEEPDWHLHMAASDAPLADRLGAETAMVLADLVRTGEQRRLKTCAAPDCDAVLVDLSRNRSRMFCDTGNCGNRQHVAAYRERMRDEP, encoded by the coding sequence ATGATTTTCACTCATGACACTGAGCAGGGGCTGCGATCGGCCGCGGAGCTGATCAACACCTCGCGTAATGACCGGGAGCTGCTCCCGGACCCGGCGGCGTTGCCGCCGCTTCTGGACCGGTACGGCTGGACGGGCCGGCGGGATGGGGACGACGCCGAGCTACGAGCCGTCAAGGCCCTACGCACCCGGCTGGGCGATATCTGGGCACGCATCAACGACGAGGAATACGTGGTCCGCCAGGTCAACGCGCTGCTGGCCGATACCCATGCCTCGCCGTGGCTCACTCGGCACGCCGAGGAGCCCGACTGGCATCTGCACATGGCAGCCAGTGATGCGCCCTTGGCGGATCGGCTTGGCGCGGAGACGGCCATGGTGTTGGCGGATCTGGTGCGCACCGGCGAGCAGCGCCGCCTGAAGACCTGCGCTGCCCCGGACTGCGATGCTGTGCTGGTCGACTTGTCACGCAACAGGTCCCGGATGTTCTGCGACACCGGGAACTGCGGCAACCGGCAGCACGTGGCCGCCTACCGCGAGCGCATGCGCGACGAGCCCTAG
- the eccD gene encoding type VII secretion integral membrane protein EccD, whose translation MTHAQSGAEQRSAVLELCRVSIQAERTQVDLALPTSVPLALLVGSIVDIINQHVGVPELTSPEDAVETHWRLSRPGQPPLQMSSTLGELEVRDGDQLILTRSDVAAPDPLFDDVFLAVSTFRTVSAHPWSRNAARILGAAVCGLAALLGATALLRAGATNPGLLLPIIAVAIALVAITAAVFANRVYDDPLASVMLSHCAVGFSAVAGALFVPGKYGAPHVMLALMVAMVVSILAMRATGTGTMSLVAVASASFLGFAAALGYVLFEPPIYSLGAVLGAVGICSVALSPRVAMVLARLPLPPVPTQGAPSRPEHSTAPIEAIEGLDGLDTEGDDVEDATALPPLPDLREKALRAHAVLTGLVCGTSSVTAVGAMLAALTFPGAGEHHPTGAHRFSGVLLAGLIALAMMLRARSHADLAQTVAINLGGIAIPAAGFAFIAVAYPAAAVYTTVLAAIAAGSAIALGFLVSARKYSPVARRTVEIIEYIALSLIVPIAVWVCGVYSAVRGLNLP comes from the coding sequence ATGACACATGCGCAGTCGGGCGCCGAGCAACGTTCGGCGGTACTCGAACTGTGCCGCGTTTCCATTCAGGCTGAGCGCACCCAGGTCGACCTGGCGCTGCCGACGAGTGTCCCGCTGGCCCTCTTGGTCGGTTCGATCGTCGACATCATCAACCAGCACGTCGGTGTCCCCGAGCTGACCAGCCCGGAGGATGCCGTGGAAACGCATTGGCGTTTGTCCCGGCCCGGTCAGCCACCGCTGCAGATGTCCAGCACCCTTGGGGAGTTGGAAGTCCGCGATGGCGATCAACTGATTCTTACCCGATCCGACGTCGCCGCACCCGATCCGCTGTTCGACGACGTCTTCCTCGCGGTGTCGACATTCCGCACCGTGTCTGCTCATCCATGGAGCCGAAACGCCGCCCGGATACTCGGCGCCGCGGTCTGCGGGCTGGCCGCCCTGCTCGGCGCGACGGCGCTGTTACGTGCCGGCGCCACGAATCCCGGCCTGCTGCTTCCCATCATCGCCGTGGCGATCGCCCTGGTGGCGATCACCGCCGCGGTGTTCGCGAACAGGGTCTACGACGATCCCCTGGCCTCGGTGATGCTGAGTCACTGCGCCGTCGGCTTTTCGGCGGTTGCGGGCGCCCTCTTCGTACCCGGCAAGTACGGCGCCCCACACGTCATGTTGGCGCTCATGGTGGCGATGGTGGTGTCCATCCTGGCCATGCGTGCCACCGGTACCGGAACGATGTCCCTGGTCGCGGTCGCCTCGGCGTCGTTTCTCGGGTTCGCAGCCGCGCTCGGTTACGTGCTGTTCGAGCCGCCGATTTACAGCCTGGGAGCCGTGCTGGGCGCGGTAGGAATCTGCTCGGTGGCACTTTCACCCCGGGTGGCGATGGTCCTCGCCCGGCTGCCCCTTCCCCCGGTGCCCACGCAGGGCGCTCCCTCTCGCCCCGAACATTCCACGGCGCCAATCGAAGCCATCGAGGGTCTGGATGGACTCGACACCGAGGGCGATGACGTCGAGGACGCTACGGCGCTGCCGCCGCTGCCCGACCTTCGCGAGAAGGCGCTGCGTGCGCACGCCGTGCTGACCGGGTTGGTGTGTGGAACGTCCTCCGTAACCGCGGTGGGCGCCATGCTCGCGGCGTTGACCTTCCCCGGCGCGGGTGAGCATCACCCCACCGGCGCGCACCGGTTCAGCGGTGTGCTGCTGGCCGGATTGATCGCGCTGGCGATGATGCTGCGCGCTCGCTCGCACGCAGATCTCGCGCAGACGGTGGCCATCAACCTGGGCGGCATAGCCATTCCCGCCGCGGGATTCGCCTTCATCGCGGTCGCCTACCCGGCAGCCGCGGTGTACACCACCGTGCTTGCGGCGATCGCGGCCGGATCGGCCATCGCGCTGGGCTTCTTGGTCTCGGCGCGCAAGTACTCACCCGTCGCCCGCCGCACGGTGGAGATCATCGAATACATCGCACTGTCTCTGATCGTTCCGATCGCCGTCTGGGTGTGTGGCGTCTACAGCGCCGTGCGGGGATTGAACCTGCCATGA
- a CDS encoding alpha/beta fold hydrolase → MTVSQITHRQLPVNGIDMHVAEQGKGPAVVLCHGFPGLWYTWRHQLAALSAAGFRVIAPDMRGYGRTTAPREASAYDRSTTVADLVGLLDALELPDAVFCGHDFGAHLVWDMPTWAHDRVRALFQLSVPRTRRLPVKPSVGFEYLASQHFTHLEYFQEPGVAEAELDAQPEAFLAALFHSLSGANRYLDCWDHPAQVDGKRNGYLDVLPSPPALPWNWLSEEDLGYYAAEFTRTGFTGGLNWYRAEDLVWAQNEHLHNTPIDVPVAFVAGSADPVLEMLGSDPMTVMADLVPGLKSAVIVEGAGHFVQMERPDAVNNAMIEFLNTLPPR, encoded by the coding sequence GTGACTGTCTCCCAGATCACCCATCGTCAGCTGCCGGTCAATGGAATCGACATGCATGTCGCCGAGCAGGGTAAAGGCCCGGCGGTGGTGTTGTGCCACGGTTTTCCGGGTCTCTGGTACACCTGGCGTCATCAACTGGCAGCCCTGTCGGCGGCCGGATTCCGGGTCATCGCACCGGATATGCGCGGATACGGGCGCACCACGGCGCCACGTGAGGCTTCCGCGTACGACCGCAGCACCACGGTCGCCGATCTCGTCGGCCTGCTGGACGCGTTGGAATTACCGGATGCAGTGTTCTGTGGGCACGATTTCGGCGCACATCTGGTGTGGGATATGCCCACCTGGGCTCACGATAGGGTCCGCGCGCTGTTCCAGCTGTCGGTGCCACGCACTCGGCGCCTTCCGGTGAAGCCCAGTGTGGGATTCGAATACCTTGCCTCTCAACACTTCACACATCTGGAGTACTTTCAGGAACCGGGCGTGGCGGAAGCCGAGCTGGACGCGCAGCCAGAGGCATTCCTGGCCGCGCTGTTTCACTCACTCAGTGGCGCCAACCGATACTTGGATTGCTGGGACCATCCAGCGCAAGTAGACGGCAAACGCAACGGCTATCTGGACGTACTTCCGAGCCCCCCTGCCCTGCCGTGGAATTGGCTGTCCGAGGAAGATCTCGGCTACTACGCAGCCGAATTCACACGGACGGGATTCACCGGTGGCCTGAACTGGTACCGGGCGGAAGACCTGGTATGGGCGCAGAACGAGCACCTACACAACACCCCAATCGACGTACCGGTGGCCTTCGTCGCCGGTTCGGCCGACCCGGTCCTGGAAATGCTCGGCAGCGATCCGATGACCGTGATGGCCGACCTCGTCCCGGGCCTGAAGTCGGCCGTGATCGTCGAAGGAGCCGGGCACTTCGTACAGATGGAGCGCCCGGACGCGGTCAACAACGCGATGATCGAGTTCCTGAACACGCTTCCGCCCAGGTGA
- the eccE gene encoding type VII secretion protein EccE codes for MTSSGAAPEQVRRATMPIQIMVISQLLILAAVLISLLFSWPWWAALLIAIVSLALVLGRWGGQTVRHWAVTGFKYLTGRTYRSSGSIADTPSSQDSWTGTRWENGKLITVLEISATQQHPSVITPDHCATDSLVPLRVLRECMHQNDIELESIDVISNGQRTAQGTVLRGGYDRLVGPLPAVAIRTVWVVLRFDPGVNVDAVFRRGGGRRGAERCAVIATARVRRALAAAHCASTILQAGQIHRISAEMLRQYAGAPMHEEWSGLMLIDSYNVAMGIDPWYITDATLTGLWARPTLETTVTVRLRPSTKGRTSVGALVRWATDEQLPVRRSTGMTSLNGSQRDAFFAGLPVGAIGLEYLTRSIEMSNEELDGIHLPTSGCGQLIGSDMSGRAIAARLSGQGVHTVVVRAELYVCQQVVLRAVAIGALVVVYTDRPHMWDVMVTSIGDANRIQFASGPGFIDPRCTLAVVDGMQPTALPSNCTALHIISSEYDALPAHPDVIIDQPNGYGDQILLTAGGETIQVRLVTVSDELAYLGRPIQAYAQ; via the coding sequence GTGACGTCGAGCGGGGCGGCTCCGGAACAGGTTCGTCGGGCGACGATGCCGATCCAGATCATGGTGATCTCACAGCTGCTGATTCTCGCCGCGGTCCTCATCTCGTTGTTGTTCAGCTGGCCGTGGTGGGCCGCGCTGTTGATTGCGATCGTGTCACTGGCACTCGTCCTGGGCCGGTGGGGCGGCCAGACGGTCAGGCACTGGGCGGTGACCGGGTTCAAGTACCTGACGGGCCGCACCTATCGCAGCTCGGGCAGCATTGCCGACACTCCCAGCAGCCAAGACAGCTGGACCGGAACTCGTTGGGAAAACGGCAAACTCATCACAGTGCTGGAAATCAGCGCCACCCAACAACATCCCTCGGTCATCACTCCGGATCACTGCGCCACAGATTCATTGGTGCCCTTGCGCGTTCTGCGGGAGTGCATGCATCAGAACGACATCGAACTGGAAAGCATCGACGTCATCAGCAACGGCCAGCGCACCGCTCAGGGCACGGTGCTGCGCGGTGGATACGACCGACTGGTGGGGCCCCTGCCCGCCGTCGCCATTCGCACCGTCTGGGTGGTGCTGAGGTTCGACCCCGGCGTGAACGTCGACGCGGTGTTCCGCCGCGGCGGCGGCCGACGCGGTGCGGAGAGATGCGCCGTCATCGCCACGGCTCGAGTAAGGCGTGCACTGGCCGCGGCCCACTGCGCCAGCACCATCCTGCAGGCCGGACAGATTCACCGAATCAGCGCCGAGATGCTGCGCCAGTACGCGGGCGCACCCATGCACGAGGAGTGGAGCGGGCTGATGCTCATCGACTCCTACAACGTCGCCATGGGCATCGACCCGTGGTACATCACCGACGCCACCCTGACGGGGCTGTGGGCTCGGCCGACGCTGGAGACCACGGTGACGGTGCGGCTGCGCCCCTCCACGAAGGGCCGCACGTCAGTCGGCGCACTGGTTCGGTGGGCCACCGACGAACAACTTCCGGTGCGCCGCTCCACCGGAATGACCTCGCTCAACGGGAGTCAGCGCGACGCGTTCTTCGCCGGACTCCCCGTGGGCGCCATCGGGCTGGAATACCTGACCCGCAGCATCGAGATGAGCAACGAGGAGCTCGACGGCATTCATCTGCCGACATCGGGCTGCGGACAGTTGATCGGATCGGACATGTCCGGGCGCGCCATCGCCGCGCGCCTGTCCGGGCAGGGCGTGCACACAGTGGTGGTGCGCGCCGAGCTCTACGTCTGCCAGCAGGTGGTGCTCAGAGCGGTCGCGATCGGAGCACTCGTGGTCGTCTACACCGACCGCCCCCACATGTGGGATGTCATGGTGACCTCGATCGGTGACGCCAACCGCATCCAATTTGCCAGTGGCCCAGGGTTTATCGATCCCCGATGCACCCTGGCCGTGGTGGACGGGATGCAGCCGACCGCGCTGCCCAGCAACTGCACGGCCCTGCACATCATCAGCAGCGAGTACGACGCCCTGCCCGCGCATCCGGATGTCATCATCGATCAGCCCAACGGCTATGGCGATCAGATTCTCCTGACGGCAGGCGGTGAGACCATCCAGGTCCGCCTGGTGACGGTGAGCGATGAGCTCGCCTACCTGGGCCGGCCCATACAGGCCTACGCGCAGTAG